A region of the Desulfobacter postgatei 2ac9 genome:
CCCTGTCCCTAAGGCGGAGATGATTCCCATTGCCGCAATGTACGCACCGCATGTCATTATTTATATCTCCGGATTTTTGAAGAATATTTTGTTTAAAATGGTTTTAAGGCAGAAAAACAACATGCGTTAGCTCCTATCATCAAGAGGGTGATCTGCAGGTTCCGAAATATCATTTCAGGCACACCAATGGAAGCATATTGTAAAATCAGGCGTGTTTTTAACGATAGTGTTTTTCCATTTTTCACAGCATACAAATATTGTCTCTTTTCAATTGCATAAAAAAAGAGGCTTGGAAAACCCGGACCGCAATGATAGGAATATTATTCATTCTCTGCCTCAATAAAGGGGCCAACCTTTCAGGAGGAAAACATGAAGCGCTTGTTACCCTTTTTTTTGATTTTTTTTATCACCCTTCAAGGCTGTGCTTCCGAACAGGAAAAAGCCGACACCTTTATCCGGGAAGGAAACGCTTATTTTGAGAAGCAGGAATATGCCAAAGCTGAAATCCAGTTGAAAAATGCCCTCAAGCTGACACCGGATTCGGCCCAGGCCTACCATCTTCTGGCCCAGGCCTATCTCAAGCAGAAAAAGGTCCAGGAGGCATTTGGCACATTTTTACGGCTGGAGCAGCTGGAACCGGATAATCTTGAAACCAAACTCCAGCTGGCCTCGATTTATTTTCTGGCCAATAAACGGCCTGAGGCGGAAAAAAAAGTGGAACAGGTCCTTGCTGCTGATCCGGACAACATTACGGGGCTCTATTTGAAAGCCGGAATTCTGGGCAGCAAAAAAGCGGGACTGGAAACCCTGGAACCCATCTATGACCGGATTCTTGCGCTGGATCCCAAACAGACCAAGGCCATGCTGCTCCTTGCAAGGATATACGAGGCCCAGGGAGAATCCGCCAGGGCCGAAGCCATCCTGAAAAGGGCCGTCCAAGCGACTCCGGATGATCTGAATATCAGTCAGGCATTATTCATGTATTACCTTGCCCACAAATCCTATGACAAAGCCCAGATCGTTTTAGAAGACCTGGTCCGCCAAAAACCTGAAGCGGTTCAACCCAGGATCATGCTGGCCACCTTTCATGCCGACCGGCAGGAAAACGACCTGGCCGAGGCATCCTTCTTAAAGGCGGTTGAACTGGCTCCGGACAATCCTCTGCCTTATATGCTCATTGCCCGGTTCTACAATGCCAATGAGCAGCCGGACAAAGCAGAAAAATTTATCAAAAAAGCCCTGGCCGTCCATCCGGACGATGCCGGTTTGAAAACCGTGTATGCGGATTTTTATTTTCTTCACAAGGCGTACAAAAAAGCCGAGGAGATGGTTGATGAGGTATTGGCGGTACGCCCTGACTTTCCCCAGGCCAAGGTTCTTAAAGGAAAATTGCTGATAATCCGGAAACAACCGCATCAGGCAGGGCAGATTTTCCTCTCCTTGTTAAAAGATGAGCCGGATTCTGTTTTGTACAATTTCTTGATGGGATCGGTGCTGCTGGAACAGGGAAAACCAGATCAGGCCATCTCTTATCTTGCCAAAACCCTGAAAAAGAATCCCCGCCACCTCAAAGCCAGGATTATCATGGCAGATATCTATTTCAAGCAGGCAGATTATTTTCTGGCCGAGACTGAAATCAATGAGGCATTGAAACTAAGTCCCAAAAACTATAACGCCCTTTTATTGAAGGGAAATATTTACGCCGCCCGGAAAGAGATGAAAAAAGCCCGGGCTGTTTATGAGGAGCTGATTCAAACCCATCCGCAGAACCCGGCTGCCCTGTTCAGCCTGGGCAATCTTTACGTCATGGATAAACAACCGGACAAGGCCCTGGATGCCTATGAAAAAGCTCTGGCTATCAACCCGAACCTTATGGATGTTTTTATCAACATTATCCGGTTGTACAGCACCCAAAAAGAGTACCAGACAGCCCTTCACAGGTGTGATGCCCATCTTGACGCCATGGCAGATGCCTCCCCCGTTGTCGTGTCCATCATCCAGGGGCTCAGGGGAGACCTTTTCATGGCCCTTGGAAATACGGATGCCGCAATAAAAGCCTTTGACCTGTCCATTCAGAACAATCCGAAATTTATTCAACCCTACTTTTCACTGGCCAAGATCTTTCATTCGGAAAAAAATGATGAAAAAGAGCTTGAGACATATAAAAATCTGTTAGCCCAGCGACCGGATCAGTCCGCTCCCCATTTCTATCTTGGGACCTTTTACGAACAAAAAGGGGAAGACGATCTGGCCCAGACACATTACAAAAAGGTTCTTGAGCTAGATCCGGAACATGTTCCGGCCCTGAACAACCTGGCCTTTTTCTTTGCCGAACGGAACAAGGAGATGAACAAGGCCCTGGATATGGCCAGGAAGGCCAAGGAACTGGGCGGAGAGATTCCGGCCATCATGGATACCCTAGGCTGGATCTACTATAAAAAAGGCGTCTATGATTCGGCCATTGAAGAGTTTTCCAGCTGCGTCGAAAAGGAGCCTGAAAATCCCGTTTTCAACTACCACCTGGGCCTGGCCTATAACAAAAAATGGGATTACATCAATGCAAAGAAATATCTGGAGAGGGCACTTGAACTGGAAAAAGACTTTAAAGGGGCAGACGAGGCCAGAAAGATTCTTGAGCAGATTTAACAGGGCTGATTTTCTTTAGGGCTTGTTTTTTTACGACAAATTGAGTGTGAGCCCTAATTATAAATAGCGTTACTTATAAAACCCAGTTGGGAATTTACCTTTAATGTTAATGAGAGTCTATCATCTCCCTAACCCTTGATGACGGCAAGCGGAATCAATCGGGCCACTTTTTTGGCGATGCCTGCGCCGTGAACCACCTCGATCACCCGGTCTACGTCTTTATAGGCGCTCGGTGCTTCTTCGGCCAGGCCGGACATGCTGCTGACCCGCACATGGATGCCGCAAGCCTCTAATTCTTCGCGCAGTTTGGCACCCCGTACAGCTTTTTTGGCCTTGCTGCGGCTGATTACTCGCCCGGCCCCGTGGCATATCGACCCGAAGGTTTGCGTCATGGAACCTTCCGTGCCGACCAGCACCCAACTGGCGGTTCCCATTGAGCCGGGTACCAGAACCGGCTGGCCGATGTCACGGTATATCCCGGGCAGTAGCGATGATCCGGGGCCAAAGGCGCGTGTTGCGCCTTTGCGATGAACGCATACCTTTATCCGGCGCCCGTCTACCTCGTGTTCTTCGATTCTGGCCATGTTGTGAGCGATGTCGTACACCTGGTACACGTGGTGATTTTTTACCTTTCCGGCCAATACCTGTTCAAAGCTGCGGCGGATATGATAGGTGAGCAGTTGGCGGTTGACAAAGGCATAGTTGGCGGCGGCATTCATTGCTGCCAAATAATCTTGTCCTTCCGGGCTGCTGAGGGGTGCGCAAACCAGTTCCCGGTCCGGCAAACTAAACCCGTATTGTTGAATCGTTTTTTGAAGCCGTTTGACATAATCACTGCATACCTGATGTCCAAAGCCGCGTGAGCCGGAATGGATCTGGACGGTCACCTGGTTGTGGAAGATGCCCATGCGCGTGGCGACCGGTTCGTCGAAAATCCGGTCGACCATATCTATCTCAATGAAGTGGTTGCCTGAGCCCAGGGTGCCGACCTGGTCCTGGCCTCGATTTTTGGCTCTGTCACTGACCTTGCCTGGATCGGCGCCCTCCAGGCAGCCACCCTCTTCGGTTCGTTCCAGGTCGGACTCGGTGGCATAGCCACGTTTCAAGGCCCATTTTGCGCCTTTTACGACCAAGAGATCCAGTTCACCCGGCTTAAGCTTTATATGGCCGCCTTTGCCGAGGCCGCTGGGGCAGTTGGCGTAGAGCGCCGACGCCAAATCCTCCAGATAAGGGGCTGCTTCTTCTTTTTCCAGTTGTGTTGCCAGCAGGCGCACGCCGCAGTTGATATCATAGCCCACACCGCCGGGCGAGATAATTCCATCAGGGAGTTGGGTGGCGACCACGCCGCCGATCGGGAAGCCATATCCCTGATGCATGTCGGGCATGGCCAGTGCGTACTTGACAATTCCCGGCAGGGTGGCTGTATTGACCAGTTGTTCCAGACTTCGATCGCCCTGTATAGCCTTTTGCAGTTCCGAATCCGCGTAAAACCGGGCCGGCACGCGCATATCGGCACGAAACGACCTGGGGATTTCGTACAGGTATTTGTTGATTTGCTTAAAATCATGGCTGCTGATCATTTTACACCTTCTTTGTAATTTGCCGTATGATTATACGTCAAACACCACAGTTGCTTCCACCCCTTTTTTTGTCTCGACAATTTTCAGGTTGTGATAGGTTACCGCCTTTATATGCTTTTTTAAGCGTGAGGCGTGACCGCCGTGCATAACAGCCTGTAAATGGGTCGGCGTGACCTTGTACAGGTCAAACCGCCGGAAGATGAGCATTTGTGTTTCAGCCCAATAGGCCAGTTCGTTTAGCCATTCTACCAGCAAACTTTCGGCATCTATGGCCGCCAATTCAAACTGTTTTTCTATATTATCAGGAATAGAGGAAAGATCGAAGGCGATCAGGCTGTTCATGCCGCGAGCTGCATTCAGCAGTAACTCGTTCAGGTTTTGCCCCCAAACGTGAAGGGCACAGTCGGCGGTATGCTCCATTTCTTCAAATCCTGTATCATAGAAGGCATGAAAGGATTCCGGCAAAGATTTTGTCGGCATTATGTTCCCTTTTTAATAATCCGGTTGATGGTCTCCATTACACTGTCTTCTTGCCGGGCGGCCCGTAGATAGTTGTTTTATAAGCCAGTTTTCCAAAAACATCAAATTTAATTAGGGAGGTTTTCTTTGAATCCTCACGTTGGAGCGGATTATGCAGTCTGCTCCGGTTTATCGAAAAAATATCGACTGTTCATAAGGCAATGAAAAAATGACAAAGATCCTGTTGTATAGGAAATTATATTCGTGATAGTTTTTTCACTTGGCTGTTTTTGTTTGATCACTTAGTTTTTTTCATGAGGTGAATAGTGGATAAAAAATTTGATTCCGGCAAAAAAGAGGTGCTCAGGGCACGTTATGAGGCCCAGAAAATTGCCTTTGCACCTGTGGTGTTCCAAGCGGTACGCCTGCTAAGGGATCTGAACATTCTCAAAGTTATTGAAGCGGCCGGAAAGCCCGGGCTTAAAATCGAAGCGATTGCAGAACAAACAGGCGTCTCTTGCTACGGGGTGACCATTCTCTGTGAAACCGGACTTAGCCAGGATGTTCTGGAGATCAAGGATGATTGCTATAGACTAACCAATGTCGGACATTTTCTGCTCAATGATGAATTAACCAAAGTGAACATGGATTTTATCCATGACGTCTGCTATGAGGGACTTTTTCGCTTGGATCAGGCGATTGCAACAGGGAAGCCTTCCGGATTGGAAGTGTTTGGCAAGTGGTCCACAATTTACGAAGCATTAAGTCATCTGCCTCCCAAGGTTCAAAAAAGTTGGTTTGCTTTTGACCACTTCTACAGTGACTCTGCCTTTCCCGACGCCTTACCCTATGTATTTGACCTTAAACCGAAGTCACTTCTGGATATCGGCGCAAATACCGGAAAATTTGCCATCCAATGTGTTCGCCATAATCCGGATGTCCATGTCACTATGATGGATTTGCCCGGGCAGCTTGCCAAAGCAAAAGAGAATATTGCGGCACAAGGTTTCGGCAATAGAATCACCGAATATCCTATTTGTGATCTGCTCGATTCCAAAGCCCCGTTTCCCGGCGGTTTTGATGCGGTATGGATGAGTCAGTTTCTGGTCTGTTTTTCCGAGGCGCAGATTTCAAGTTTGCTTGAGCGGGCAAAGGAGGCATTGGCCCCCCAAGGCAACTTGTTCATTCTGGATACATACTGGGATCGCCAAAAACATGAAATCGCTGCATATTGTCTAATCAATTCTTCACCCTATTTTACAGCCATGGCAAATGGGAACAGCCGTATGTACCGGTTTTCGCAGATAGAATCTCTCATCACAAAGGCGGGTTTTCGGATTGAATCGGTTGATGACGGCCTTGGAATGGGCCATACCCTTATAAGATGCCGGACAAATTCAAATAGTGCCTGTCTGCCTGATTGTTGATTGACTTTTTCTCTGAAGTTTGAAAAATATGGGGCGGAGTTCATAACTAGGACTTCGCTCAATTTTTTGTGTCTCCTAATTAAATTTGACGCAATCTGTTGAGATTTGAGAGACTAATCATGCGTGTTTATTTGAACGATCGTTTAGTAATTGGTCTGAGATCCTTATGTTTCGTTATGGCAAAGCCGTTTGCTATTGGTCGTTATTCACAAAAAGAAAGGAGAAAAAGAAAAGATGAAGTGCAAATTTTGTTTTATTCTGTTTTTTGTATCCTTGCTGATTCTGTTCGGTGGGCCTCTCCATGCCGAAGAACAACAGGGCTGTTTTATCTCAAGCTTACATCACACCGGTGAAGGCATGCGTTATTGGTATGAGGCCAAGGACGGTTTCATGGCGATAAGCGGCGTACCGTACAACTCCCTTGGATGTAAGAACTGTCATGTGCAAAGTTGTGATGATTGTCATCTTCAGAAAACAGAAGAAGGCCTTGTTTACTCAACCGAAATAGCCCGGTCAAGTGATACCTGTCTTAAATGCCATGCCCGGGAGGAAGCCACACGCAAATATGATGAGCTGCATGAATGCCAGGGGGCCCATGCAGCAAGCAACATGAGCTGCATGGATTGTCATAGCAAAAAAGAGGTTCACGGAGATGGAAAAATCTACAGCAGTATGAGACAGGACGGCGCAATGGATACGGCGTGCACAAACTGTCACACAAAAGATACGCAAGATTATCCCGCGCTTCCGGACACCAAGTCCCATACCGTTCATAAGGGCAAATTGGCATGCAACGCTTGTCATGTACAAAATTCCATGACCTGTTATAATTGTCACTTCGGTGTACTTGCCAAGACAAAATCCAAACCTAAAAGCTTTGCAATGAAAGCCAAAGACTTTTTGCTTTTAGTAAAGTACAAAGGAACAGTGACAAGCGGAACCATGCAAACCTTGGTTGGAAAAAACAACGAACCGTTTGTTTCTTACGTGCCTTATTTTACCCATTCAATTATGAAAGAAGGGAGAAAGTGTGAGCAATGCCACGGCACGGAAGCGGTCAAAACACTTGCGTCATCCCAAACATTTACCCCGGCCGTATTTAAGGACGGCAAACTCGAATTTTACAAAGGAATCATTCCTGTTGTTCCGGATCTGTTGAATTGGCCTTTTTTGGAAAAGAAAGGGGAGCAGTGGGTGCCGTTCGAACCAAAGACAAAACCGCTTGTACAGATGGCAGTTTACGCCGAACCCTTCACGCCGGATGATTTGAAAAAATTGAAAGTTAAAATCAAATACGAAGAATAGCGCATATATTCAAAACCAATTGTTTCAGGTTCCGGTATGGGACGGCAGCGACACACGATGCTTTCTTATCCCTTTACCGGAACCCATCATCTCGGCTGATAGGAAGACACTTTTTCCCATAATCAATCGGAACATGCAGCACGCGCAAATCACCCCAAGGGCGTCCTGATTTGTCCTTGACAGTTCACAGTCTCTTATCTACCATAGGCCTTTCATTATAGCCTTGTGTGTAAAAATAATAAGTTGCGGGTGTATAATATCTTGAAATATCTCCTGGCTGCATCTGAATTTTTGCCCTGCATTTTAATGCCCCTGGGATTTTTTGTTGCAAGGGTCAGTGACTTATGAAAATCGATGCATTGCATTGTTTGACTGAACAGGCCGTGGCTGACCTTTTGACTTTGAAGATGGTCGGTGCGCGTGACAGATCTTTTTGCGGGAAATGCACCTATGGGGATATCCATGCCATGGCCCACGTCATTCTTGACAGGTGTCCTGAAACCCATCCGCAGAGGGGATACCTTGCCATATTTACCATGAATCGGGCTGTCATAGCTGCCGCAATTGTTGCGGCGCTGGCCGGCGGGCCCATATTGATTCTGCCCCATGATATCTCGGACGGGGCGCTTATGGATCTGGCAAGTGACCCGGAACATACATGGGTGGTGACGGATCCGGACAGGACGTTGCCTGATCGGTTTAAAGAACTTTTTGTTACCCCGGACGGCCACAGCCGTACTCCCATACCCTTAAACGCCGGCATTGACCCGGGTGCGCCCCTGCTTAAACTTTATACCGGCGGCTCAACAGGGACGCCGACCATATGGACAAAGACCGTGGAGAATATCATGGGCGAAGCCCTGTTTCATGTGGGTGAGCATCAGATCTCCTGTGATGACGTGGTGGTCGCCACGGTGCCGCCCTATCATATATACGGTCTGCTGTTTTCCGTGGTTGCCCCTTTGCTGGCAGGCGCAAGGGTGGTTGATCAAACCTGCCGATTTCCCCATGAGATTGTCAATACGGTGACGGATACGGCTGC
Encoded here:
- a CDS encoding tetratricopeptide repeat protein, whose product is MKRLLPFFLIFFITLQGCASEQEKADTFIREGNAYFEKQEYAKAEIQLKNALKLTPDSAQAYHLLAQAYLKQKKVQEAFGTFLRLEQLEPDNLETKLQLASIYFLANKRPEAEKKVEQVLAADPDNITGLYLKAGILGSKKAGLETLEPIYDRILALDPKQTKAMLLLARIYEAQGESARAEAILKRAVQATPDDLNISQALFMYYLAHKSYDKAQIVLEDLVRQKPEAVQPRIMLATFHADRQENDLAEASFLKAVELAPDNPLPYMLIARFYNANEQPDKAEKFIKKALAVHPDDAGLKTVYADFYFLHKAYKKAEEMVDEVLAVRPDFPQAKVLKGKLLIIRKQPHQAGQIFLSLLKDEPDSVLYNFLMGSVLLEQGKPDQAISYLAKTLKKNPRHLKARIIMADIYFKQADYFLAETEINEALKLSPKNYNALLLKGNIYAARKEMKKARAVYEELIQTHPQNPAALFSLGNLYVMDKQPDKALDAYEKALAINPNLMDVFINIIRLYSTQKEYQTALHRCDAHLDAMADASPVVVSIIQGLRGDLFMALGNTDAAIKAFDLSIQNNPKFIQPYFSLAKIFHSEKNDEKELETYKNLLAQRPDQSAPHFYLGTFYEQKGEDDLAQTHYKKVLELDPEHVPALNNLAFFFAERNKEMNKALDMARKAKELGGEIPAIMDTLGWIYYKKGVYDSAIEEFSSCVEKEPENPVFNYHLGLAYNKKWDYINAKKYLERALELEKDFKGADEARKILEQI
- a CDS encoding RtcB family protein; amino-acid sequence: MISSHDFKQINKYLYEIPRSFRADMRVPARFYADSELQKAIQGDRSLEQLVNTATLPGIVKYALAMPDMHQGYGFPIGGVVATQLPDGIISPGGVGYDINCGVRLLATQLEKEEAAPYLEDLASALYANCPSGLGKGGHIKLKPGELDLLVVKGAKWALKRGYATESDLERTEEGGCLEGADPGKVSDRAKNRGQDQVGTLGSGNHFIEIDMVDRIFDEPVATRMGIFHNQVTVQIHSGSRGFGHQVCSDYVKRLQKTIQQYGFSLPDRELVCAPLSSPEGQDYLAAMNAAANYAFVNRQLLTYHIRRSFEQVLAGKVKNHHVYQVYDIAHNMARIEEHEVDGRRIKVCVHRKGATRAFGPGSSLLPGIYRDIGQPVLVPGSMGTASWVLVGTEGSMTQTFGSICHGAGRVISRSKAKKAVRGAKLREELEACGIHVRVSSMSGLAEEAPSAYKDVDRVIEVVHGAGIAKKVARLIPLAVIKG
- a CDS encoding archease, coding for MPTKSLPESFHAFYDTGFEEMEHTADCALHVWGQNLNELLLNAARGMNSLIAFDLSSIPDNIEKQFELAAIDAESLLVEWLNELAYWAETQMLIFRRFDLYKVTPTHLQAVMHGGHASRLKKHIKAVTYHNLKIVETKKGVEATVVFDV
- a CDS encoding SAM-dependent methyltransferase, which gives rise to MDKKFDSGKKEVLRARYEAQKIAFAPVVFQAVRLLRDLNILKVIEAAGKPGLKIEAIAEQTGVSCYGVTILCETGLSQDVLEIKDDCYRLTNVGHFLLNDELTKVNMDFIHDVCYEGLFRLDQAIATGKPSGLEVFGKWSTIYEALSHLPPKVQKSWFAFDHFYSDSAFPDALPYVFDLKPKSLLDIGANTGKFAIQCVRHNPDVHVTMMDLPGQLAKAKENIAAQGFGNRITEYPICDLLDSKAPFPGGFDAVWMSQFLVCFSEAQISSLLERAKEALAPQGNLFILDTYWDRQKHEIAAYCLINSSPYFTAMANGNSRMYRFSQIESLITKAGFRIESVDDGLGMGHTLIRCRTNSNSACLPDC
- a CDS encoding AMP-binding protein; protein product: MKIDALHCLTEQAVADLLTLKMVGARDRSFCGKCTYGDIHAMAHVILDRCPETHPQRGYLAIFTMNRAVIAAAIVAALAGGPILILPHDISDGALMDLASDPEHTWVVTDPDRTLPDRFKELFVTPDGHSRTPIPLNAGIDPGAPLLKLYTGGSTGTPTIWTKTVENIMGEALFHVGEHQISCDDVVVATVPPYHIYGLLFSVVAPLLAGARVVDQTCRFPHEIVNTVTDTAATILVSVPAHFRALKDHDFSGHNLRLAFSSAGVLDEADERNFRQRNNVFVMEVYGSTETGGIAFRCRGRGETFFSPFDVIETRIAEESLKIRSPFISSEISRNDAGFYLVPDRVKKCCVNRFAILGRSDAVVKIAGLRVDLDRVGSVLKAMDGIRDALVLAKAVPRGRAFDICAFVEGNCTPGDIRQFLSGRLEAAAHPRWIKVVDQIPMTRSGKYDRAAVAALFEPEAG